The segment TTTCAATTTGTAGGGAAGGTATATTCAGTACTTCTTTCTTGTTGTAAGATTTTATAATGTTTTCTATTTGTATCATGATCTTTTGTATTATGTGTTGATTTAAGTTTTATCTCAGTGAGTTTCTGATTGATTCTAAATTGTTATACTTGTTTTTGTTCATTCTGTGAACTATGTTTTTAATCCATAAAGGAGATAAAGCAGCAATCATTCCATTACAACCAATTATAAGAAATGAAGCTAGAAGAGTGTTTTGAATCAATAAATAGGTCACTGAAATAATAGTAGGAACTAACACCATAGTTACTATCATAATTAGAAAAACCATAGCATTAAAATTCTTATTCATTCTTGTTTTGGTTTCAGGAAACATAGCTACCTTATTGAAGGTATAGCATTGTAAAGTAAGAAAGGAAATCAATCCTGGTGAAAAAGAATATAATGCAATTAAGGAATCAATTCCTAGGTTTGAAATAAAAACAAGTATCGCACAAATAAGAGTAAACGCAAATAGGATGATATTGCTTATAATGTATTTGCTCTTGATAACATTGACCAATGTCTCTTTTCTTGTGAAGTAGAAATCCATATATGCAGATTCATAGGGTATATAAGTAATATACATGAATATTGAAGGATAGATAAACCAAAAATAATTTCCTTCAATGACATTGGTTATATTCTCTTTACTATATATTCCGAGGATGAAAAAGAAGATACTAAAAGGAATGATAAGTAAGATATTCCTCATCTTTTTTGTTCGTAAGATAAAAAGTAAGTCATTTTGCACTTGCTTCCCGATTTGTCCGAAGCTCTCAAACTTCTTGCTTTTTGCAAATAAGTTAGATTTATAACTGTCCTTATCATCTGTAATCTGGTCAATTTTAAAATTGAGAATGTGTTTGTAGTTACAAGAAGCGATGAATAGATAAAGACTTAATCCTATAAATATAGAGAGTAATGCATATATCCATTTAGCGGGGAATAGTAAGTTTAAAAACAGAGATATAGTGTTGTTCTCTTCTAGTTGGTAATAACACCATCCACTTATGAGAAAGAATGTAGCAAAGTATCCCATTAGTCCTAATAAGGATAAAATCTTTTGTTTGCTAAAATAAGTTTTAAAAAGGATAAATACTTGTTTGTTTACAGCTAAAAGAATAATTACAAATATCGGTGCAAAGATTAACCCTAATACTCCACTATAGATATAATTTATAGCCGCATACACCGGTGTGGCTATTGCAAAGATTGTAATAATTAAGGTATCAATAGAAGTGTATAAGCATTTGAACTGTGCTACTTGTTTCTTGGGTATAGGTAGTAGATACAGAGCGGGCAGTTCGTCATATAGAAAGATGGGTAGGGATAGGCGAATAAAAAACTCATAAATTAGTACAGGGGCAATAATAATTCCTGCTATCGCTAGAATTGGAAAGATATCAAAATCTTCATTTTTTGATGCCATTATAAAAGTGATAGAGAGGAATATCATCAGTAGAAGTGTACCTCCCAGAAAAAGATATTGTAATACTTTCGAGAGCATTTTGACATCCTTCCCTGATGATCGCTTATTTCCTAATCTATTCATACGGAAAAGCTCTTTGAAGGTATTAAATGTTGATGTGTTCATAGGGCTTGAGTAATGTATTTTTTTAACAAATATAAAGATATCAATTAGAACTATATTAATACTCTATTATTTGTTTTTATTTTAAAGTAATCTAAAAAACTATCTAAAGGTGTGATAAATCTCAGATCCTTTGACCTTTTTAAAATAAGAAAGCCTGCTGTAAAGCAGGCTTTCTATATCTATTAGATGTATTATATTACTTTTCTTCTGGGCTAATCATAACAACTTCAATTCGGTTCTTTTGTCCAAAGAAGTCTTTAGCAAAAGCCTTAATCTCATCGTTAGTTATGCTCTTTATAAGGTCTTCATAGCCTTCTACAATATTAATACCATTTCTAAGGTATTCATCAATAGCACCGCTCCAGTATCCGTTTTCATTTAAAAGTTCGCTATATTGTTTTAGCATACTTTCTTTTACTTTGTCTAGATCTTTTTTGCTAGCACCGTTTTCGCAAACGTTATCTATCTCACGGTAAATAATTTCCATAAGTTTTGCTCTCTTATCAGGATCAGTGTCAAAGTTGATTATAAATGAACCTTCTTCAGTTGGAAGCTTACTAATACCTCCTTGAACACCTACTCCATAAGTGCCACCTTCATCTTCTCTTACTTTTTCTGTATAAACTAATGTCATCACTTGAGAAAGTATATTCATTAGCATTTTATTCTTAAATGTATAATCAGTATTACCAGTGTAGTAAGTGAATATAGATGCTTTTGCATGATCTTGCTTCTTAATGAATTCTTTATTTTTCATGCCTTTAGCTGTGTCTATTTTTCTATCAATGAAATTTTCTTTACGATCGATAGAAGGAAGACCACCTAAGTATTTTTCAATAAGAGGTTTGTCTTTTGCAAGGTCAATGTTTCCAACAAGAATGAAAGTGAAGTCGCTTGCATCTTTAAATCTATCCTTATACATTTCGATGACTCTGTCATAATTGATTTTGTCAAGGTCTGCAGCATGTATACGAGTAGCACGAGGGTGATTATTATACATAGCTGAACGAATAGAATCCCCAAAAGTAATTGAAGGATTCATTTCTGCATTTGCTAATAACGCTTTTTGACGTCCAAGGAATGATTCAAATGCTTCTTGATCTTTACGAGGTGATGTGAAATTTAGATAAGTTAACTGCATCATTGTCTCGAAGTCTTTAGGTGCACTAAAACCAGAAACCGATTCAGTTAAGTATCCTACAGAGGTGTTGACACTAGCTAATTTTCCAGCTAATACTTTACTCAATTCTACATTAGAGAAAGATCCAATACCTCCAATAAGTGCTACTGAATTTATATTACTGAAGTTGATGAACTCAGAATCTTCAAATTGAGAATTTCCTCCATAGCTATAACCGCTCATAATGATTTGGTCTGCTTTATATGTCGTTGGTTTAACAATTACTTTTACTCCATTTGAGAGAGTAAGAGTAGTTGTCCCAAAAATAGTATTAGTTTCTTCTTTTACAACTTTACCACCTGTAGGTTCTTCAGAAAGTAATGGCTCATCAGATACTTGATCTACGTATGGTTCTAATTTGCTATTAGTAGTTGCATTAAACATTTTTACTAATTCTTCATTAGTTGGCAATACTAACCCTTCTTTTTCTGGAGCAAAAAGAGAAAGTACTTTGTTGTTCTCAGTAAGAAGTCCTGGAATAAGTTGGTTAATAGCTTCTACTGGAATTTGAGGAGCAATAGCCGACATTATAGTGTATTCAAAGTCTATACCAGGAGCAGGTTCGTTATCTAGGAATAAACGTACATATTCATTGACGTATGCAGCATTTTTGGTTTTTTCTCTTTCATTATAGCTTGATTCTAGTCCGCTTAAATAGTTGGCCCTAGCTCTAGCATACTCAGAAGCAGTGAAACCATGTTGACGCATTCTTTCAATTTCATTTAAAAGGGTTTGGATGCCTGCTTTAATGTTGTCTTCTTTACAAACTACAGCGCCAGTAAAAGCATTTTTAGTTTGTGCTACAATAAAGCTACCATCATATACTCCTGCATATACGTACGGAGAGTTTGCTTGTTCAGCTATTTCATTTAGGCGATTATCAAGCATTGTTGTAATCATATTTACTGCGTATGTATATTGAAGGTATGATATATCCCCTTTAGCTTCTCTAGGAACCACATCATGTTTAGAATAGATATTAAACATAACATTTGTTTGTTCCTTATCTTTGTAGGATACAACAATAGGCTCTTTATTATCATTTACAGGGAAATATACTCTTTCAGCAGCATCAGGTTGAGCTGGTATATCTGCAAAGATTGTTTTAATCTTATTCTCTATTTGGTCAACATCAATATCCCCTACTATAATTATACCTTGTAGGTCTGGGCGATACCATTTCTCGTAATAATCTCTTAAAGTTTGATATTTAAAGTTGTTAACAACATCAATATCACCAATAGGAAGACAATCTGAGTATTTTGTATCCTTAAAGATTACGGGTAGGGTATTATCCATATAGCGTTGTCCAGCGCTCATGCGTGTTCTCCACTCTTCTGTAATAACACCTCTTTCTTTATCTATTTCCTTTGGATCAAGTATCAGGTCGTTTGACCAGTCATGAAGGATGTATAAACAAGAATCAATTGCACCTTCTACTGTTACTGGTACATTAGAAATGTTATATACAGTTTCATCTATTGAAGTGTAAGCATTTAGGTTCTCGCCAAACTTAACACCAATACTCTCTAGATATTGAATTAATTGATTTCCTGGAAAATGAGTTGTACCATTGAAGCACATGTGTTCCAAGAAGTGTGCTAAGCCTCTTTGACTCGGTTCTTCTTGAATGGCACCTACTTTTTGTGCAATATAAAAATCTGCACGATTAGCGGGTTGATCATTTTTTCGGATGTAATACGTAAGACCATTATCCAACTTCCCTATGCGAACTTTGGGGTCTTGAGGAATCTGCGACGATTGTGCTTGTGCAGAAAATCCCACCGATGTGAGGATAAATAAGGCTGCAAATAGGCTTGCCTTAATCCATGAATTAATCTGTCTCATATTTTTTATATTGAGGTTAGGTTAGAAATTATTGATAACTTTTCTTAGTTCCACTAATTTTGTTAATAAGCCTTCGAGCTGATCAAGTGGAAGCATATTTGCTCCATCACTTTTAGCCTCTTTGGGGTTATGATGTGTTTCGATAAATAAGCCGTCAATGCCTACTGCTATACCTGCTTTTGATACTGTTTCAATAAGTTGAGGAATACCTCCTGTAACACCACTTGTTTGGTTGGGTTGTTGTAGAGAGTGTGTGGCATCTAAAATAACAGGCACATTGAAAGATTGCATTTCTGGAATGCCTCTGTAATCAATGATTAAATCGGTGTAACCAAAAGTTGTCCCTCTTTCAGTTAGCATAACATTATCATTACCTGCATCAAGTACTTTTTGTACAGCAAATTTCATTGAGCCTGGAGAAAGGAATTGACCTTTCTTGATATTTACGACTTTGCCTGTTTGGGCAGCAGCTACTAATAGATCAGTTTGTCTACTTAGAAAAGCAGGTATTTGCAATACATCTACATAAGGGGCAGCCATAATAGCATCTTCAGCAGTATGAATATCTGTTACTGTAGGAATGTTGAATTTCTCACCCACTGATTTAAGAATGTTTAGAGCCTTTTCATCTCCAATACCTGTAAAAGAATCAATGCGTGAACGATTAGCTTTGCGATAAGATCCCTTGAAAATATAAGGTATTTTTAGCTTATCTGTTATTTTTACGATCGTTTCAGCAATGTGCATTGCCATTTCTTCTCCTTCAATAGCACATGGACCAGCCATGAGAAAGAAGTTACCCGAGTCGGTATGTTTAAGTTTTGGTATATTCATCTTTTATGAATTCGAATTTTGCTTTATATTAATTTAAAAATTTGATCTACTTTTTCTTCTGTTGGAAGCTCTGCATCTATCCAATGTATATTAAATCCTTTTCTTTCCATACCTCTAAACCATGTCATTTGTCTTTTTGCAAACTGATGGATAGCTATTTCGAGTTGATTAAACATTTCGTTGTAGTTTAATTCTCCAAGTACATAGAGAGTAAGGAATTTGTATTCTAGTCCATAGTAAATTAAATCTTCAGGTTTTACACCTTGGTCTATTAACTTTTTTACTTCATCAACCATACCTTCATCAAGTCTTTGTTTTAATCTGCTTGATATTTTAGCTCTTCTTGCTTCTCTAGCTATATCAACACCTATGATGAGGCTGTTAAGTGTAGGGAAGGAGCGTGCTTCTTTAGGTTGGGTACTATAGTATTCTTCAATTTCTATAGCTCTAATGGCACGTTTGCAAGTATCTATATCAGTAGTATTATGAAGTTCTTTATATCCTTTTAAAATATCTGTTAGTTCTTTTAAATTCTTATTACTTAACTGATCACGAAGAGTTTTGTTCTCAGGGACAGGAAGAAGTTTATATCCTTTTAATACAGACTCTAAGTATAGACCAGTACCACCACACAAAACAACATTTTTGTTTTTCGCTTTTATTTCCTGATAAGCTTTTATAAAGTCTTGTTGATATTCAAACACATTGTATTTATATCCAGGATCAGCAATATCTATTAGATGATAAGGTATTTCTTGTCCATCAATTGTATATTCCTCTAAATCCTTTCCAGTACCCAGATCCATACCTCTGTATATTTGTCGTGAATCGGCACTTATTATTTCACCATCCAAGGCTTTGGCTACTGCTACTCCAAGAGTTGTCTTCCCTGAAGCAGTGGGACCTAAGATAGTAATAAAATCATATTTATTATCCTTATTCATAAATAGTTATAATATTTTTGTAGAATCTTTTTCTTCAAATTCGTAGGCTAATATGTCTCCAGGTTGGCAATCCAGAGCCTTACAAATAGCCTCTAAAGTAGTAAAGCGTATTGCCTTAGCCTTACCTGTCTTTAGAACAGATAAGTTTGCTGGCGTAATATCAATCATCTCTGCTAGTTCGTTTGATGATATTTTACGTTTAGCCATTACTACATCTAAATTAACAATTATCGCCATTATAAAGTCTCTGTTTTATTATATTGTTAGTTCTTGCTCTTCCTTCATCTCTATCCCTATCGCAAGGATTTGTCGGACGAGCAATGCCGACAATCCTGCAATAGGTTGAATATAAGAAATTGATGATGATCCAAAGAGAATGTCATAGTCTTCAAAAGAAAAAAGACTAGTGACTGTATTATAGCTGATATAGTTAAATACTATTTCAAAGAGAAAAGTCGCTAATAAGCTAAAACCTAATATCCTTAGGTATTTCAAGTTTGTTTTTTCAAAAAGCTTGCCTTTGTTTACTGCATAAATAAACTTGAAAAAATAGATAATACTAACTATATATAAACCAAGTATGAGCAATATGCTAACAAACTGTAGTATTTCGTTTTTTATAGGGATTTTTTCAATATGTGTTTTAAAGCAATGAGGTTCTAGTTGATAGATTACAGAATCTTTCATGTTGACAAGAGGAAAGGTGGAGAGAGTTTCTTCACTCTCTTTTTTAGGAGTTATAGACAGATAAACATCATAGGAAGATGTATCATCCTTTTCTACATTATTCCAGCCTTCTATAAAATTGTAAAGGCTTAAAGCAAAGCCACCAATCAAAAAGATGTTTAGGGCTATAAAGATTATAAATCCTGTTGTTCTGAATTTTCTATTCATTGTATCTCATTACTTATTTATTGTAATAGATGAATTAATTATCGAATAACGATAAAGCAAAGGTATGCTTATATTTGGATAAAGCAAACGAAAAGCTTAATAAATAGCATAAAAAATACCGACTAGTTATCTAGCCGGTATCTCTATGTGTTTTTTGTCACCTATGACTTAGTTTTTGAATACTAAATGATCATTTTCCTGATCAATGATGATGGGTTTAGCTTGATCTATTTCTTGTGCTAATATTTTTTTAGATAAATCGTTTAATAAATATCTCTGGATAGCTCTTTTTGCAGGACGAGCTCCAAATTCAGGATTATATCCTTTTTCTGCCAAGAAACCTATCGCATTATCTGTTAACTGTAAATTCATACCATTCTCTGCTACCATTTTTTGTACTTGCTTTATTTGAAGCATAACAATCTGTTTAATCTGATTTTCATTGAGTGGTAGGAACATAATAGTCTCGTCAATACGATTTAAAAATTCAGGACGAATGGTTTTCTTCAACATATCCATCACTCCTTGTTTTGTTTCTTCAATCAAAGCTTCTTTATCAGAAACCTCATTGATTCTAGACATTTGTTCTTGTATATAACCACT is part of the Bacteroides coprosuis DSM 18011 genome and harbors:
- a CDS encoding hypothetical protein (KEGG: bvu:BVU_3630 hypothetical protein~SPTR: Putative uncharacterized protein;~IMG reference gene:2504106746) is translated as MNRLGNKRSSGKDVKMLSKVLQYLFLGGTLLLMIFLSITFIMASKNEDFDIFPILAIAGIIIAPVLIYEFFIRLSLPIFLYDELPALYLLPIPKKQVAQFKCLYTSIDTLIITIFAIATPVYAAINYIYSGVLGLIFAPIFVIILLAVNKQVFILFKTYFSKQKILSLLGLMGYFATFFLISGWCYYQLEENNTISLFLNLLFPAKWIYALLSIFIGLSLYLFIASCNYKHILNFKIDQITDDKDSYKSNLFAKSKKFESFGQIGKQVQNDLLFILRTKKMRNILLIIPFSIFFFILGIYSKENITNVIEGNYFWFIYPSIFMYITYIPYESAYMDFYFTRKETLVNVIKSKYIISNIILFAFTLICAILVFISNLGIDSLIALYSFSPGLISFLTLQCYTFNKVAMFPETKTRMNKNFNAMVFLIMIVTMVLVPTIISVTYLLIQNTLLASFLIIGCNGMIAALSPLWIKNIVHRMNKNKYNNLESIRNSLR
- a CDS encoding peptidase M16 domain protein (COGs: COG0612 Zn-dependent peptidase~InterPro IPR011765:IPR007863~KEGG: bfs:BF0935 putative zinc protease~PFAM: Peptidase M16, C-terminal; Peptidase M16, N-terminal~SPTR: Putative uncharacterized protein;~IMG reference gene:2504106747~PFAM: Peptidase M16 inactive domain; Insulinase (Peptidase family M16)), whose amino-acid sequence is MRQINSWIKASLFAALFILTSVGFSAQAQSSQIPQDPKVRIGKLDNGLTYYIRKNDQPANRADFYIAQKVGAIQEEPSQRGLAHFLEHMCFNGTTHFPGNQLIQYLESIGVKFGENLNAYTSIDETVYNISNVPVTVEGAIDSCLYILHDWSNDLILDPKEIDKERGVITEEWRTRMSAGQRYMDNTLPVIFKDTKYSDCLPIGDIDVVNNFKYQTLRDYYEKWYRPDLQGIIIVGDIDVDQIENKIKTIFADIPAQPDAAERVYFPVNDNKEPIVVSYKDKEQTNVMFNIYSKHDVVPREAKGDISYLQYTYAVNMITTMLDNRLNEIAEQANSPYVYAGVYDGSFIVAQTKNAFTGAVVCKEDNIKAGIQTLLNEIERMRQHGFTASEYARARANYLSGLESSYNEREKTKNAAYVNEYVRLFLDNEPAPGIDFEYTIMSAIAPQIPVEAINQLIPGLLTENNKVLSLFAPEKEGLVLPTNEELVKMFNATTNSKLEPYVDQVSDEPLLSEEPTGGKVVKEETNTIFGTTTLTLSNGVKVIVKPTTYKADQIIMSGYSYGGNSQFEDSEFINFSNINSVALIGGIGSFSNVELSKVLAGKLASVNTSVGYLTESVSGFSAPKDFETMMQLTYLNFTSPRKDQEAFESFLGRQKALLANAEMNPSITFGDSIRSAMYNNHPRATRIHAADLDKINYDRVIEMYKDRFKDASDFTFILVGNIDLAKDKPLIEKYLGGLPSIDRKENFIDRKIDTAKGMKNKEFIKKQDHAKASIFTYYTGNTDYTFKNKMLMNILSQVMTLVYTEKVREDEGGTYGVGVQGGISKLPTEEGSFIINFDTDPDKRAKLMEIIYREIDNVCENGASKKDLDKVKESMLKQYSELLNENGYWSGAIDEYLRNGINIVEGYEDLIKSITNDEIKAFAKDFFGQKNRIEVVMISPEEK
- a CDS encoding 2-dehydro-3-deoxyphosphooctonate aldolase (COGs: COG2877 3-deoxy-D-manno-octulosonic acid (KDO) 8-phosphate synthase~InterPro IPR006218:IPR006269~KEGG: bfs:BF0936 2-dehydro-3-deoxyphosphooctonate aldolase~PFAM: DAHP synthetase I/KDSA~PRIAM: 3-deoxy-8-phosphooctulonate synthase~SPTR: 3-deoxy-8-phosphooctulonate synthase;~TIGRFAM: 3-deoxy-8-phosphooctulonate synthase~IMG reference gene:2504106748~PFAM: DAHP synthetase I family~TIGRFAM: 3-deoxy-8-phosphooctulonate synthase) — protein: MNIPKLKHTDSGNFFLMAGPCAIEGEEMAMHIAETIVKITDKLKIPYIFKGSYRKANRSRIDSFTGIGDEKALNILKSVGEKFNIPTVTDIHTAEDAIMAAPYVDVLQIPAFLSRQTDLLVAAAQTGKVVNIKKGQFLSPGSMKFAVQKVLDAGNDNVMLTERGTTFGYTDLIIDYRGIPEMQSFNVPVILDATHSLQQPNQTSGVTGGIPQLIETVSKAGIAVGIDGLFIETHHNPKEAKSDGANMLPLDQLEGLLTKLVELRKVINNF
- a CDS encoding tRNA dimethylallyltransferase (COGs: COG0324 tRNA delta(2)-isopentenylpyrophosphate transferase~HAMAP: tRNA delta(2)-isopentenylpyrophosphate transferase~InterPro IPR018022:IPR002627~KEGG: bvu:BVU_3584 tRNA delta(2)-isopentenylpyrophosphate transferase~PFAM: tRNA isopentenyltransferase~PRIAM: tRNA isopentenyltransferase~SPTR: tRNA dimethylallyltransferase 1;~TIGRFAM: tRNA delta(2)-isopentenylpyrophosphate transferase~IMG reference gene:2504106749~PFAM: IPP transferase~TIGRFAM: tRNA dimethylallyltransferase); the encoded protein is MNKDNKYDFITILGPTASGKTTLGVAVAKALDGEIISADSRQIYRGMDLGTGKDLEEYTIDGQEIPYHLIDIADPGYKYNVFEYQQDFIKAYQEIKAKNKNVVLCGGTGLYLESVLKGYKLLPVPENKTLRDQLSNKNLKELTDILKGYKELHNTTDIDTCKRAIRAIEIEEYYSTQPKEARSFPTLNSLIIGVDIAREARRAKISSRLKQRLDEGMVDEVKKLIDQGVKPEDLIYYGLEYKFLTLYVLGELNYNEMFNQLEIAIHQFAKRQMTWFRGMERKGFNIHWIDAELPTEEKVDQIFKLI
- a CDS encoding transcriptional regulator, XRE family (COGs: COG3655 transcriptional regulator protein~InterPro IPR001387~KEGG: bfs:BF4143 putative DNA-binding protein~PFAM: Helix-turn-helix type 3~SMART: Helix-turn-helix type 3~SPTR: Transcriptional regulator;~IMG reference gene:2504106750~PFAM: Helix-turn-helix); translation: MAIIVNLDVVMAKRKISSNELAEMIDITPANLSVLKTGKAKAIRFTTLEAICKALDCQPGDILAYEFEEKDSTKIL
- a CDS encoding hypothetical protein (KEGG: bfs:BF4144 putative transmembrane protein~SPTR: Putative uncharacterized protein;~IMG reference gene:2504106751), producing the protein MNRKFRTTGFIIFIALNIFLIGGFALSLYNFIEGWNNVEKDDTSSYDVYLSITPKKESEETLSTFPLVNMKDSVIYQLEPHCFKTHIEKIPIKNEILQFVSILLILGLYIVSIIYFFKFIYAVNKGKLFEKTNLKYLRILGFSLLATFLFEIVFNYISYNTVTSLFSFEDYDILFGSSSISYIQPIAGLSALLVRQILAIGIEMKEEQELTI